From the Quercus lobata isolate SW786 chromosome 6, ValleyOak3.0 Primary Assembly, whole genome shotgun sequence genome, one window contains:
- the LOC115993976 gene encoding uncharacterized protein LOC115993976 isoform X2, whose amino-acid sequence MSSYEKKTKTKTINKTTRNIPHQQMPTTRGTRGTNEKCTSVEAWSPPYMDGKSKTTNKTTQNVTQQQILTTRDKKQTESKPINTPQQQQQEILTRGTNEKCTTSVENWSPYMEGIMPEKPEHMSPEMEFHFRRAFHHFVDDFLYNPNRTTRRLPIFEQQCQEEK is encoded by the coding sequence ATGTCATCTTACGAGAAGAAAACCAAGACCAAAACAATAAACAAGACCACCAGAAACATACCGCATCAGCAGATGCCAACAACTAGAGGAACAAGAGGGACAAATGAAAAGTGCACCTCAGTTGAGGCTTGGTCACCACCATACATGGATGGCAAAAGCAAGACCACAAACAAGACCACCCAAAACGTAACACAACAGCAGATTCTAACAACAAGAGACAAGAAGCAAACCGAGAGCAAGCCTATAAACACACCACAGCAGCAACAGCAGGAGATACTAACAAGAGGGACAAATGAGAAGTGCACTACTTCAGTTGAGAATTGGTCACCATATATGGAAGGCATAATGCCAGAAAAACCAGAGCACATGAGCCCAGAGATGGAGTTTCATTTTAGGAGGGCATTTCATCATTTTGTGGATGACTTCTTATATAATCCAAATAGGACAACTCGTCGGTTGCCAATCTTTGAACAACAATGCCAAGAGGAAAAATGA
- the LOC115993976 gene encoding uncharacterized protein LOC115993976 isoform X1, protein MFPQSTNSSSSAGKTLSYSQALTMSSYEKKTKTKTINKTTRNIPHQQMPTTRGTRGTNEKCTSVEAWSPPYMDGKSKTTNKTTQNVTQQQILTTRDKKQTESKPINTPQQQQQEILTRGTNEKCTTSVENWSPYMEGIMPEKPEHMSPEMEFHFRRAFHHFVDDFLYNPNRTTRRLPIFEQQCQEEK, encoded by the exons ATGTTTCCACAAAGTACAAACTCTTCGTCCTCTGCTG GCAAAACTCTTTCTTATTCTCAAGCATTAACAATGTCATCTTACGAGAAGAAAACCAAGACCAAAACAATAAACAAGACCACCAGAAACATACCGCATCAGCAGATGCCAACAACTAGAGGAACAAGAGGGACAAATGAAAAGTGCACCTCAGTTGAGGCTTGGTCACCACCATACATGGATGGCAAAAGCAAGACCACAAACAAGACCACCCAAAACGTAACACAACAGCAGATTCTAACAACAAGAGACAAGAAGCAAACCGAGAGCAAGCCTATAAACACACCACAGCAGCAACAGCAGGAGATACTAACAAGAGGGACAAATGAGAAGTGCACTACTTCAGTTGAGAATTGGTCACCATATATGGAAGGCATAATGCCAGAAAAACCAGAGCACATGAGCCCAGAGATGGAGTTTCATTTTAGGAGGGCATTTCATCATTTTGTGGATGACTTCTTATATAATCCAAATAGGACAACTCGTCGGTTGCCAATCTTTGAACAACAATGCCAAGAGGAAAAATGA
- the LOC115995398 gene encoding agamous-like MADS-box protein AGL11, with protein MGRGKIEIKRIENTTNRQVTFCKRRNGLLKKAYELSVLCEAEVALIVFSSRGRLYEYANNSTKSTIERYKKACNDGSGTSSIEETNAQYYQQESAKLRQLIQNMQNSNRHLLGEGLSSLNIKEMKQLESRIERGLTRIRSKKHEMLLAEIEYSQKRVMELENESVYLQAKIAEVERLQHVNLNMSGSELSAIQALSCNFFTPLVVEGSTSYSQPEQKILRLG; from the exons ATGGGGAGAGGAAAGATTGAGATCAAGCGGATTGAGAACACTACAAACCGTCAAGTCACCTTCTGCAAGAGGAGAAATGGTCTTTTAAAGAAAGCCTATGAACTGTCTGTCCTATGTGAAGCCGAAGTGGCTCTGATCGTCTTCTCCAGTCGTGGGCGGCTTTATGAGTATGCAAACAACAG CACAAAATCAACCATAGAGAGGTATAAGAAGGCATGCAATGATGGCTCAGGAACAAGCTctattgaagaaacaaatgctCAA TATTATCAGCAAGAATCTGCAAAACTGAGGCAACTCATTCAAAATATGCAGAACTCTAACAG GCACTTACTGGGTGAGGGATTAAGTTCTCTTAATATCAAAGAGATGAAACAATTGGAGAGCAGGATTGAACGAGGACTCACTAGAATCAGGTCAAAGaag CATGAAATGCTGCTGGCTGAAATTGAATATTCTCAGAAAAGG GTGATGGAGCTTGAAAATGAAAGTGTTTATCTTCAAGCAAAG aTAGCGGAAGTTGAAAGGCTTCAGCACGTAAACTTGAATATGTCTGGATCAGAGCTCAGTGCAATTCAGGCATTATCTTGCAATTTCTTTACTCCACTTGTAGTTGAGGGTAGCACTTCCTACTCACAACCTGAACAGAAGATACTTCGTCTGGG GTAA